Proteins encoded by one window of Carassius auratus strain Wakin unplaced genomic scaffold, ASM336829v1 scaf_tig00032445, whole genome shotgun sequence:
- the LOC113080888 gene encoding inward rectifier potassium channel 13-like, producing the protein MTSTTSDQKAVSCALMAKPQRQRLVSKDGRSLMQGNAPGSRETWFGAMRDMWGTWLALRWRWVVLAFCGSFLLHWLLFAVLWYLLARVNGDLDVLDHDSPPPGHVLCVKHVTGFTAAFSFALETQLTIGYGTMYPNADCPTAIALLALQMLLGLMLEAFITGAFVAKFSRPQKHCGGILFSPQAVVCEVRGQRCLMFRVCNLLPRPLVDVCVSAVLYEEHDDHELHQTAIEFSVDNLGSRPCPLFLSPLTFYHPLTPSSPLNNAPNTKHFELVVFLTASQESTGSGYHKRTSYLHDEIQYGSCFTKVTSQHGKGQSKAKSMRYFDTQPCPLTLPNTHTRDALEKEHVVVQINGEGSERVE; encoded by the exons ATGACAAGCACCACCAGTGACCAAAAGGCCGTGTCCTGCGCCCTGATGGCCAAACCTCAGCGTCAGCGGCTGGTCAGTAAGGACGGACGGAGCCTGATGCAAGGCAATGCCCCGGGCTCCAGAGAGACGTGGTTCGGGGCCATGCGGGACATGTGGGGGACGTGGCTGGCGCTGCGCTGGCGATGGGTGGTGCTGGCGTTCTGCGGCTCCTTCCTGCTGCACTGGCTACTGTTCGCTGTGTTGTGGTACCTGCTCGCCCGTGTTAACGGAGACCTGGACGTGCTCGACCATGACTCCCCACCACCCGGCCACGTGCTGTGTGTCAAACACGTGACGGGCTTCACCGCCGCCTTCTCTTTTGCTCTCGAGACACAGCTGACCATCGGGTACGGCACCATGTACCCCAACGCTGACTGTCCGACCGCCATAGCCCTGCTCGCCCTGCAGATGCTGCTGGGACTCATGCTGGAGGCCTTCATCACTG GTGCATTTGTGGCTAAGTTCTCCCGGCCTCAGAAGCACTGCGGTGGGATCCTGTTCAGTCCTCAGGCCGTAGtgtgtgaggtcagaggtcagcgttGCTTGATGTTCCGTGTCTGTAACCTGCTTCCACGGCCGCTGGTGGACGTGTGTGTGAGCGCCGTTCTCTACGAAGAACATGACGATCATGAACTCCACCAAACCGCGATTGAATTCAGCGTCGATAACCTGGGGTCACGACCTTGCCCCCTTTTCCTGTCACCTCTGACTTTTTATCACCCTCTAACACCATCCAGCCCTCTAAACAATGCCCCAAACACCAAACACTTCGAGTTGGTGGTGTTCCTCACCGCTTCTCAGGAGAGCACAGGCTCTGGGTACCACAAGAGGACGTCCTACCTGCATGACGAGATCCAGTACGGCAGCTGCTTCACCAAGGTGACGTCTCAGCACGGAAAAGGCCAGAGCAAAGCCAAAAGCATGCGCTATTTTGACACGCAGCCCTGTCCACTCAcgctcccaaacacacacaccagagatgCACTGGAGAAAGAGCACGTGGTGGTCCAGATCAACGGAGAAGGCAGTGAACGGGTGGAGTAG